The genomic region TGTGGCGAGAAACAGTTGTGACGAGACTCGTTCAGAGAAACATTACAGACGGGATGCTGAAACATGTCCTTTTATTCTGAGAGGACGGGTTCCTCCCATCATGAAATATGTAACAAAAGATGTGAATAagacgtgtatgtgtgtgtgtgtgggcgtcatTTAAGCTAACCAATGACATTACATTTACAACTGTATAAGTATAAAAACACTTGCCCGGAGGACATTACCACACAGCTGGTTAGAGGCCAAACCTACAGGTTTCGTTTATACAGCTTGTTCATTGTCGCCAGTGTATGTCTCGCAATAGAATGATGTCAGGAAGGTTTGTAGTGAACCAACAATCAGTACATTTAGTTGTCCTCCATAAACAGTCCTTTAAtaaccaaaacaataaataCGTGTAGTTGTTCTACATTAACAATCCTTAAATAACCATAACAGGTAGATAAATCACTTATCAGACATTGGTAGGCAGACGATTGCAATGAATATCTTTCCATTGTTTTAATGTCTGTAGATCCAATACATGACCATGACAAATGTGCGCCTTGTCATTAACATAGCTAATAAAATGGGAAAAGTTATATTAAAAAACACGTAGGCCAGCTCAGACATCACTTCAATAATTTACAGGATATCTGTGATTTGACATCAGATTAACCTACAATGTTCCTGTCCAAATTTGGCAAGAGCACATATTAGCATACGAATAAAATTCTTAGTTAGTTTATtaattcataaataaataaacaggctcagagtacttttattttgttgtttattttcttttaggTGGGACATGGAACAGGTATAGCACCAGAACCTGTTGCTAAAGTAGTGGGTTCTTGATAATTGTTGGTAAAGGAGTGGGTTCTTGATCATTGTAAAGGAGTGGGTTCTTGATCATTGTTGGTAAAGGAGTGGGTTCTTGATCATTGTTGGTAAAAGAGTGGGTTCTTGATCATTGTTGGTAAAGGAGTGGGTTCTTGATCATTGTTGGTAAAGGAGTGGGTTCTTGATCATTGTAAAGGAGTGGGTTCTTGATCATTGTTGGTAAAGGAGTGGGTTCTTGATCATTGTAAAGGAGTGGGTTCTTGATCATTGTTGGTAAAGGAGTGGGTTCTTGATCATTGTTGGTAAAGGAGTGGGTTCTTGATCATTGTTGGTAAAGGAGTGGGTTCTTGATCATTGGATGCAGCTCTCTTTTGTGATCTTCAGAGTTTTGAATTGTTTGGGACTACATAATTTCTAATAATTTAGTCACTCCTGCTGTTCTCTGGACTGCATGCTTAAAGAAAACTATAACAGGAGTAAGCGTATTTGTTGAACGAACAGCCAGCTATGCCGATTCATAGAATTATGTTAAAGGGCATTCATGTAAACAGTTTTTAACATTGTCCTTTGAAGAGTAATGAGAATTTTCCATCTAGTAATATTTTCCCTTTTAAAGCTGTTAGAATGCAGTGGTGGGTTTACTGCATCAAATGAGTGTTTTCTCTAATGGTCTGGATTCTGTTGCAGTATAAGTAAAATAAATGGTGGAGATCTCAGGCACAATGTGAATATTTGCAGTTATTAAGAAATATTTAAGAACCAGAGAACATGAAATTGCTTAAGGATGTGCTGATTCTTTGTCACTATCAAATCATCTATTTTATGATTTATTTCACAAGATGAAATGAAATACCACAGACGTTACTCTGAGAGTGTCCCACGTGTCATTTCATACGTGCAAGCCACAATAATTCTACAtaagtatgagagtgtgtgagttttgAGGGTGCTGGCCACAAACCCATTTACTCTGGTATTCAAACTATGATTTTTGTCATTTCATCTTTCCAGATATTTCGTGGTGTGGAAGCCAAGACCAatccccactcctcctcctcacacgtGCTTCATCACACGTGTAGTCTGATAACTGTGTAGTCTGATAACTGCTTTTACACAGTGAAATGATTTTCAGTGAGTTTCCTGAAATGTCTGCATGTCAGATACAAGAGTTTACATTTCCAGCGTAACATGGTTTGTCTCTGCTGCTACGAGCTGACAAACACCAGGGCCTGCACCAGTATACACAAACAGACGTACAAAAGACAAACTAATGCACAATTACCATGAAAAGACCCCTTTAATTTTCCACGACCTTTAAGCATATCTTTTATTTCATTACTTTTAAGCATAGTTTTATTTTCCATTACCTTTAAGCATATGAGTTTTATTTTCCATTACCTTTAAGCATAATAAGTTTAACATTCACAGAGAACCCAGTAAAACCCCAAACACAAAGCCCAGAGTGCAGAGATCAGATCTACAGTGTAACCAGTGTGTCTCCTGCCATGCAGAATTATAAGAGGGTAGAGGTGTGAAGTATCAGAGCAGTGGTTTGTAGTCTTAGACCTGTGGCCCTGTTTGATTGGCTTGCATTGTTCATCAGCCAATCACCAAACATTCTGGGACTCGGGCTTAAATGTGTGGTGTTGAACATGTCAATGCATATAGCAGGTCTAACAACTAGAGTTAAAAACACATATTCAGAGCTTGTGTGTTATCTGTGACAGCAAATCGAGTCTCTAAAGAAGCTCTGGAGTCTGAGGGACCAGGCAGCCAGTCTTGACCTCCATCCTTATAAACATGCGGTTCTTGGAGACGTGTGGATTTTCCTGTCTTCATGTGGTTTGGGGGGCCTTCACTTCTTTATGAGCAAGGATGGGGGTGTTTGATTTTAGAAACCTGAGCAAAAGATGAGACACGTTAATTTAGCATGACAATCAAATTGTGCAGCCTACATTTCAGGTGTGGCCCtgtggtgtggctgtgtgaatTTGATTCAAAACCAACAACTGAATGTACCGAATCGAGTCagatctctgtgtgtttgtggcaatgcaaagaaaatgtaatgataattaaaatattaattcTTACCATACAAATCATAATCAGAATCAGTCAGCCTACGGATGAAACCAAAGTTGAGAACACCATTTAAAGACACCACAGTAAAACTAAAGATGTAAAGGTGCCCTGAGTACTCTGTGTAATCTCTTCAGTTAGTCCCCAGTACCTGTGCTCCTCTCCTTTTAGGATCTGCTCGTAGGTGCTGATCTCGATGTCCAGAGCCAGTTTGAGGTTCAGGAGCTCCTGGTATTTACAGTTCATCTTTGCCTTCTCCTTCCTGTCCCTCCGCAGTGCATCCTGGACCTGTGTGATCTGATCCTGAAGCTCACTGATGGTTGTCTGCTCATCATTCTCCAACGTTGCTATGTCATCTTCAAGGTTCTTTTTCTGCACAGGAGACAAGCAGGATGTAGTTTGAAGGACGTATGGGAAAACCAAATGATGTCAACTTAGGGAAAGTGTCCTTGTACCTTCCTCTTGAGCATTTCGATCTCGGACGTGAGTTTCTGAACGCTCCTCTGATCATCAAGGACCTCCTTTTTAATGTTCCCCGCATTCTGGTCTTGGTTCTCAGCATTCAGCGTCTTGGCGTTCATCTAGGGAATCCCACAACACACATGATCAAAACCTCAATTTCTCATTCTAATCATTCATCCAGAGCACAGAGCAGAAATTGTAAAAGAGGCAATTAAGTCTTTGCACTCTGATCATTGTTCACAACATGATTTTGTCATTAGTTTTGACATGCGCTTTTAGGAAACCATGAATGGAATGTTTATTACAGTGAAATGTGTTCACACCCTGTGTGGGTAACCACCAATCAAACACAGCCTGTTCCACTACATTGAAATGTTTCAAAAAGCCCCAAACCCCAGAAGACACTAAAATATCAGTCATGTGGTTCTTGACTCGTGAGGGTCAGCAGGTCATTGACCTTCTTCTGATGGCAGTTGTCCACCTCCACACGGTTCCGGGCTGCCATGCGTTCATAATGGGCTTTATACGCCTGCAGGATCTGCTCCATGTCCAAGTTCAGAGTGTTATCTGGCTTCAGTGTTATAGTCTCATTATATATCAGAGACTTCAGCTCATTTATCTCCTGTAATAGAGAGTGAGAAAGTAAAACAACAAGAAAtgtgcaataataataataataataacaacaacaataataaattaATCTACGTACTTCATCAAATCCACGCTTTAAGAACTCCATAAGTCTGTTAATGTCCTCCAGTTTGAGTTCCAGATTTACCTTCTGCAGGTAACCATCATCTAAGTCCTGCACCACAGAAACACAGGAATTCCCACTAGGACTTGCAGGAAAGATGT from Brachyhypopomus gauderio isolate BG-103 chromosome 8, BGAUD_0.2, whole genome shotgun sequence harbors:
- the LOC143522202 gene encoding intermediate filament protein ON3-like, which produces MAQTRPGFSSQSDCPSPSRGHPSGSPANQDLPPPLNSNIDPQDQEAKTNEKDQMVGLNDKFARLIETARGLEQEKKMLDKRRERLLAQHGNKGKPEEVVKQTAADMKRQIDELGRDRKKLEAEVEKSRGEVANTRDRIDDEIKKKTDLETEFIITKKDLDDGYLQKVNLELKLEDINRLMEFLKRGFDEEINELKSLIYNETITLKPDNTLNLDMEQILQAYKAHYERMAARNRVEVDNCHQKKMNAKTLNAENQDQNAGNIKKEVLDDQRSVQKLTSEIEMLKRKKKNLEDDIATLENDEQTTISELQDQITQVQDALRRDRKEKAKMNCKYQELLNLKLALDIEISTYEQILKGEEHRLTDSDYDLYGF